AGTTCGAAATTGAACTTATTTCCCTggaaataaatcaattagaacaagaattacagcgaagtatatgcttcactgaactcagaacaaaaggtatgcgtttacaaggtttaaagaaccgtaaaaacatacttcaaaatctactcagaagaaattcttcagagaaCAATGGATCTGTATAGACAGAAGATCTACGAAGGGAAGCAacagcaccctcaggtaaaaatttatgattcagaataataaatttctggagatagtaccagactcctctaagctctctctggatcttagagaaatacagaaaacggtacaaaattatggcaatatgctatattatgtacctcaaaagattgaaaaggtcctagaaaaacaagaagaaattcttgaaatCTTAAAGGAGattcaaacaagaatacagaaactagaacaacaaccaagttctagtagaagaacttcaggaggctggttaccaccatcctttggtaccgaacctttgttacatcaacaagggaaggccagagtggtgtcaaaacctttaactgaagaagaaaagatgatcaatctaatcaagtctgtctcagaaaagaaattgatctgatgacaactttagaaaggattggtttggaggatctacaagagcttgcggaatctttcgcaaatctcaaagtagtcgatctaaagatgaatacaacagtaggtgaaacaccacctgcaataacctggtcatcttctcaggaaccaccaagggaaagtatgggatctcataatgtaaatatgagaaaacctcagactgatttccataccggtggaggatcacacccagcgggaacaagggcaaggagaactcaaattcctttgcaccaaacaccctatgggaaaactgttttagatcctatacatccttacggggttatgcttaaccttgatgtattggacttcaaaaacagagaagatctcatagacgattggacatctgctatgagaattgcagcaggaacacttgatctcaacaaagaaggattcattaaacttttggaaatgagtcttatgggatcagtaaaaattgcttgggacatgacttcagcagacatgaaagagtcagtcctagttggggaatctcttagtgagatcgctggaaagatggctaccctattcaaagcacactttataggggtagactatttcaacagtcaagatacagagaagaagaaaaaatatacttaagctctgtatagtcttgaattacatgatatatgtttgatatatgaatacattatgttattcaccaaatatagatggaattcaggagtcgaagaagatatagctatgcagcttttcttcgcaaaaatgccaagcccttggagagaaattctcataagggaatacgtacctggtaatccagatacattggcaagaagagcctctttccttaaagggaaattagcagaatggtgtcacatggcagcattacaaaagaattacaaacgactaaggggtatcaacaaaagaactcctttgtgttgtaaggaaaatgatcttccaacaattattggaagtaaaccacagaagcataaaaggaaaagttttaggactcatccttatgcacgaagtggaagaagttcttggaaaccaagaaccgtatcatcccaagcatcgagcTCATCTCGAAGCAcgggaagaacacctacaaagaaaactttcagaagagctcatactagagccaatgaaagtttcaaggattgtaattgctggacatgtggagcaagaggtcatatctcgaccaattgtccagaaaatgaaaaaagaggtattaaacgttttgatcctactccggatattgaagaagcagtttattaccaagatcttattcaagtataccgatttgaggacatcgcctcagatgaaagtatatatgaagaagaagaagtcgtCTTAAGTcaagaagaatctgatggaacagaatcggaatctgactgaagacgaggtgtttcgacacgaaacacatgaagatttgtctgggttttttagccagacaacaatatctcataacatggttcaaagaatcatgagagaaaatccgagtTTACAGAGATaccaaggtttctctgcaggacaggtagaaaagttcttaggaagtcttggcctaagaaacagaaagcatcatctaatctataaagtttctagaagggaaatggcagtcccaatggaacttacaggaaatagaatggagatgcagttaattccttccgaagaaataaaggaggaattacaaaaactcaagatagaagtagcaaggactatgtcctggattcacataggagcaatccagattatgataaaggctactttcaaagaagggatagattcaccaattgatatcgccatatgcgataaaagaatggggaatctacaagattcagtactgggaacaatctcaggaaacctctgtgcaggaaaaattgtaggagtgatctatccaaggatagcctacaacctggcagatcgagatttcagccgagccttgacattacatcagaattttaaggaaaaaaggttgatgaaagaaggcaatagaccatattctattacctatcagatttcatatgctctatctaatacacatcattctgagttgtttattagaaacgaatttattgaaatccctgagatatttggaaaagttgcgcaggcaatttatccagaaagaattgagtttcctttaatacaggaaacagatatccagatccaagacaaacggattctacagaggaatcaaagtcttagattggaaccaagaagactatcttttcaaggagatagaattacaagttacagatgggataaaaagcatgtcatagaaacccaacaggagctgaaaagtttttctacaataggaaagctcagaggcccagaaggttggaaggaagtagaaatagtatttgatattacaaaacaaaggaatcaatttccttgtaattcaatataccatttggaacaaccgatgataggaacttaccaaggactgattaatatcggagaattggaggttcatattcaaggaattccagGAAAAGAATCAGAACGATTGATTCTTgggctagagtttctcgaggaacctaaaccttggaaacgtctagagtatggaatggagtttatggcagaagataaaatgtggaaaatccaatgaccacaagtccattctctatatacattccagtaggaatgttgtatgaacaatataaggcagaatactttgctgcatatattgattcaggtgctggaatatgtacagcaaaacgaggagtttttccaaataatttggaagaagagttacccaagattgctggaagagatttttccagaagaatcttaatcttatgtaaagggattaagatgactgaaatcatgattggcggtgctggacaaacaccttggtacaaggtaaagacaccaccaatttattttcatgatacaggagctgacatattgttaggaaataatttcctacaaatgttcaaatCCTATACACaggaaaatgagactagaagattagtattcacaacaccatgtgctcacaaaatcatagtccagagacttcgggaggcattttacagaaaattgccaatccagttttgcagcaagcgtggtgattcaggaaaacttctgaacccaaaaatgaaggattcaagacggtttggagaaacaatgctccagttaagagcagataaggaactccaaccagaagatatagaatgccttaagataactctacacacaaatgaagtagagtttgaatctaaggtatcactggaagatgtcaagaagaggatcaaagaaaattataacgaagatcccttggcatggtgggacagaaatcaactcagggcttgccttaagatcaaggaaggcaaagagtatgaatttgtccgttgtaaacccatcccaatgaacatcattgatcagagggatatgcagattataatcaaggaacatttggaccttggattaatcaaagcaggtatgtcaccatatagcagtccaggttttctggtaagaaaccatggtgaaattaaacgaggaaaacccagattggttattaattatcaagaaattaataagattctggagtttgatgggtattttatacctagtagagaacacttgattagttgcattcgcaatgccaagatattctctaaatttgattgcaagtctggattctatcagattcggatgcaggaagaaagcaagaaattcacagctttctccacacctcaaggacattatatttgggaagtattaccaatgggattggctaactcaccccaaatatttcaaaaaaagatggataatcttttcaaagattatttcaagtttatgtttgtttacatcgacgatgttttaatagcatccaaagatatgaatgaacatgttaaacatttagagattttctctaatgtttgcaagaaagaaggactggttttatctgaaaagaaagcagtcattgctacaagaaagattgaattcctcggaattgagatcgatgagtcaggaataattctgcaagagcACATAGTAgaaaaagtgcagaattttccagaaaatctcaaagacaagaagcaacttcaaagttttttaggggttgttaattttgctgggatgtttattaaaaacctagcaaaacacaggaaggtgttcagtccattattgaaaaaggatgctagatttatatggacagacgaacacacaaaaggacttatccatttaaagaaggtttgcaaaaatcttccaaagatggctattcctcaagacgaggatgatctggtattatataccgatgccagtgatcattggtgggctgcagtattaacaaagctcacaccagattgagaacaaccatgcagatattgtagtgggttattctcagatgcagaagccataagatggcatatcaacgaaaaggaattttatgcagtaaaaagggcttttgaaaaatggccattatttttacttgcaaagaaattcactttgaaagttgataacactcaagttaaagcctttttgaggaatagaattgagtctaaaccggagaaggctagattattacgatggcaagctttatgtcaaaattatatttttgatattatgataataaaatctcatgaaaatattcttgcagattttttaacaagagatggacagcattgacattgatgctattatcaagatgcagaggcatttgagggaacaccttgaaatgcttcaaaccgagttcaacaagttagctgttaacgcagaagttgcgggaaggctacaacaagctgataagagaattgtctctgatcgaattacaggatgtttacaggcatatactcagttatggtctgtaacgcaaaggcctatcctccagggcattgagagaccactggtttctcaaatggagagttttcgagtacaggactctatacctgtagcgggggattcaaataccccttgcacaagtgttaagtcgggatcatcacgagatgagtcggctgaaacaaaaattgagactcctgatccttatcttgagtcctcaagtcaacccttcacctcggggattgaagagggagagatcaaccttaggcctcgtattgacaaaggcaaagctaaggttggtactaatgaaggtgtaatttctccatttcaggtttatcagcagaattgggagaaattaaaaacaccgatttgcattaacccagctacaaatagggttgatgtttcaggaaaatatccaagggtatggatgaaacctaattcatatcccaaggaggttaaagcttggtatgaatttggggctcttgcctcagtttatactacatcacccagctttccggaaatctcaggtttaccaaagtggatccaggaagctgttcacgagacttgggcaaacaatgattatttgtccagaggagatgttttggagctatacttctttagtgcagcaccagaaccagcagggaaaggttctaacgaagcctttcatttcatcaagctaaggaggccagatttgaatgtccagaaatttatcaaggaccctccgacagaagaaacacccctggtgtcttcaataactgaagatgacatttctaccagaagagcttggggtatttgggtctgtctcactgagatggacaaagtcaagtttccgttcaaattctacaatcattcagtgaacggatcattcctgttaaataccatgacaggaaaaacaacaagttttgcagaagatctatttgaaaagaaaagaaatcttttgtggaatagcaagctgccggcaagtaaagaaactcgtcggaaattctgtaatatggcacatgtaggaagatggtctgaaaacatctgtccagaatgccaaaaccagaaggaaccggaatttggtaaaggattcaagccgagatctgatcggaaacactttaccgataCCAGTACAAGTGGGGATGGACCACATTCACGATTTCCTCGAGGAAGCCGAAAGccgaagattcctcgacaaaattaaaaGGGACATGTGACCCTCCATTACAAAAGCAGGACCACTACCATGTAAGTGGTAGAAACAAgacaaccactaattagtggtaaaGGACAAATAGACCACCAATAACAAATGGTGGATGACTCAGCAAGCATTGGACACCAATCTAAAaggaatccaatgaataaaagtaaattaactggtcccgaaaattcatccataaataaggacagaaaggaaaccagttaacacaccagaatcaaaacttaaaaatgtatcgtgtatatttgaaagttttgaaaagaagaataacatacaagaggaaagaggcagaagcattgaaatggttagtaaatcatttcaaagagtataaaaaagatgaaattactgtcgatatcctggaaactcatcgtcaatggtatctaaaagagataaaggaggatgagaagttgatgtccagattaataatctagacagggacccttcaaccactacatggtccccaagcaagctgtaaaggctaatgaagatttgaaatccgagtttcaaatccgaaagagccttctataaataaagccggaagaaggaagtgaagatcatcaaatattttctccatttctttcatacaaggttgtaatattttctttcaagttttatgtgtgttaagagttcagctacgataagtagctaaaacaagtttctcctcctctacaggaggttactatgtaataaataaatatttgtgtttgaataaaagagatctttgctcttagcccctatcatgtattattttcaaaaatttgatcttttgctgtacgctctaaggtaggaaacgaattagagctgtgctaagtattgctgaaggaatctgcttagtaaccatcggttgcgatcgtgtggttggactgtgaggagcagttcgtaaaaaACGGTGGATACAACCCGGTGGTACTCTAGTCAAAAAGGTAaaagattcaatttattttacggaagcatgatgggccttttactacaaaaaaaaaaatcaattatttaaaataaagatataaGGGCAAACTTGGAAATTTGAGGGATATGGGGAGTTGAAACAAAGTTTTAATGGGGTAGGGAGTAAAGAGGAAGTTGAGAATGAAAATAGGGAGTTTTTGACAAAATACCCTTAAATTATttctaaattaattttatttggttCGGTCTTCCGTAAAGTGTACCAAGTCAACTACGGCTGTGTTACAAAAGTAAGACCACCGGAATACAAAAATCTTGCCtccattttccatttttttcttCTCTGCATGGCCTTTCCCAATTTATTCGTGTTCTTCTTCGTATTCTATGCTCTGCTTCTCAACTTTTCCGATGCCAACAACTGCCCCAAATCCTTCCCTTGTTCAGAACTTGGGATCCTGGAGTATCCCCTCACCGGGCTCGAACGCCCCGACTGCGGGTTAATCGGGGTTGCTTGTAATACTTCGGTACCAATGTTTAAGATTGGGGATAAAGGGCCGTTCTACGATGTTTTGGATAATATTTccacaaataaatattttgttcgaGACCTATCCCTTCGGTATAATTTGGCTCGCAGTAGTTGTTTTTCTTTCAGCAGTCTTCCTCTCTATATTTCTCCCCATATTTCATTCGTAATATCCCCAAATCTCACCCTCTTCACATGTGACAAGCCTTTCTATGATAGGAGTGTGGAAGAGCATTTCAAAGATTACAAAAATCACTCGAAATGTGTAGGCTTTGATGTATATTATAGAAACCCAGAGGATGGAAATCGTGCTAGTGGGGCTGATCTCCCTTTTGGATGTCGTTCGATTCAAATGCCTTTGTGGAATCGTTCTTTGAATTGGAGTGATGGCTTGTTCAAACTGCTTGCTTATGAATTTGATCTTGAGTGGCATGTTGAACAAACTAAAGGTCCGTGTcatatattatatgttgttcGTTACTTGCAAAAGGAACCAAATTTTATGCTAACATATAGAGTTGTTTTCTTGGCGAAAAATTCAATGCTGTTGTTTATTTTTGCTTCTTCTTGAGTAACCCTCCACTGGTTTGTTTGGGACATgcaattaataatttttcataccTTTGATTTGGTTGCAGGAAACAAAAAGAAGAGGAAAATAATAATAGCCGCAGGTATTGTCAGTTTGATTACCGTGTTTCCATCTTAGTATTCTGGTTTCCATAACTTATTTTTCTTCAGGTTAGACTTCATTAGCATCTTAAATCTCAGTCATTACCTCGTTGCATGCAGGTGCAAGTGTGGCTGCTGTAACAGTAGCAGCTTCTTTCGTACTCGTTGTCTTCTTCAGGAAAAAATTGCTAAAATCACATGCCTTTCAAAAGACGTATGCAAAAAACCAAGTGGACATTGAACTTTTCTTGAAGAATCATGGCACTCTTGCACCCAAAATGTACAAATATTCATATCTCAAAAAAATAACCAATTCATTTTCCGAGAATTTAGGTAAAGGAGGGTATGGTATCGTCTACAAGGGTAAACTAGAAGATGGACGTCTCGTGGCTGTTAAAATCTTGAGTGAATCAAAAGGAAATGGAGAAGAGTTTATGAATGAGGTATCCAGTATTAGTAGAACTTCCCACGTCAACGTTGTTGCTCTCCTGGGATTTTGCTTTGACGGTTCGAAAAGAGCTTTGATTTACGAATTCATGCCCAATGGCTCACTCGAGAAGTTCATACCCAATACTTCTTCTTCAGCACTAAATTCTACGTTAGGAGTGGATAAATTGTTTGAAATTGTAGTTGGGATTGCTCGAGGACTAGAATACTTGCATCAAGGCTGCAACACACGAATTTTGCATTTCGACATAAAGCCTCATAATATTCTTCTCGATAAGGATTTTAAGCCAAAGATTTCAGATTTCGGCCTATCAAAACTATGCCCCAACAGATCAAGCATTGTGTTAATGCAAGAGGCAAGAGGGACTGTGGGATACATTGCTCCAGAAGTATTTTGCAGGAATTTTGGCGAAGTCTCTCACAAATCCGATGTTTATAGCTATGGCATGATGGTTCTGGAAATGGTGGTTGGGAGGCAACAGCACAGCATTGATCATCAAGGTGAACGCTCGACTGAAATCTatttttcagattggatatacAAGAATTTGGAACAAAATACAATTGAAAAATGTGTCGTTGGCAGCGATATTTCGCAAGAAGATGAAGGAAACACTGTGAAGAGAAGGCTGATAATAATTGGATTGTGGTGCATACAGACTGATCCCAAGAATAGGCCATCGATTATTGGTGTGATTGAGATGTTGGAAGCAAAACTTGAATCCTTGCAACTTCCACC
The nucleotide sequence above comes from Primulina eburnea isolate SZY01 unplaced genomic scaffold, ASM2296580v1 ctg524_ERROPOS1344499, whole genome shotgun sequence. Encoded proteins:
- the LOC140821332 gene encoding PR5-like receptor kinase isoform X2, which translates into the protein MAFPNLFVFFFVFYALLLNFSDANNCPKSFPCSELGILEYPLTGLERPDCGLIGVACNTSVPMFKIGDKGPFYDVLDNISTNKYFVRDLSLRYNLARSSCFSFSSLPLYISPHISFVISPNLTLFTCDKPFYDRSVEEHFKDYKNHSKCVGFDVYYRNPEDGNRASGADLPFGCRSIQMPLWNRSLNWSDGLFKLLAYEFDLEWHVEQTKGNKKKRKIIIAAGASVAAVTVAASFVLVVFFRKKLLKSHAFQKTYAKNQVDIELFLKNHGTLAPKMYKYSYLKKITNSFSENLGKGGYGIVYKGKLEDGRLVAVKILSESKGNGEEFMNEVSSISRTSHVNVVALLGFCFDGSKRALIYEFMPNGSLEKFIPNTSSSALNSTLGVDKLFEIVVGIARGLEYLHQGCNTRILHFDIKPHNILLDKDFKPKISDFGLSKLCPNRSSIVLMQEARGTVGYIAPEVFCRNFGEVSHKSDVYSYGMMVLEMVVGRQQHSIDHQGERSTEIYFSDWIYKNLEQNTIEKCVVGSDISQEDEGNTVKRRLIIIGLWCIQTDPKNRPSIIGVIEMLEAKLESLQLPPKPNLSSSPRLPFVYSSSESKSLL
- the LOC140821332 gene encoding LEAF RUST 10 DISEASE-RESISTANCEUS RECEPTOR-LIKE PROTEIN KINASE-like 2.5 isoform X1; the encoded protein is MHDFFIYWSFCIFCLIILSERSSGADNGYEACSVPVLCGGLNISFPFYIQGLQQAYCGFPGFMLNCSDLGSPVLGLPGNEYVIEGISYTNRNFRVIDSVVLNSNSSSCLPGIRNSTLYTQPQFDYVDVTHLRLFGDCRETLTNDLSKYQVDCGNWDLALYDDGRDKNLIRIALEDCPRNVLVPVDGAGQSGGGNGGIGDVLEVAKKGFELNWTSADCDACEISGGRCGFNETLYKFICFCPDRSHSSSCLRGNKKKRKIIIAAGASVAAVTVAASFVLVVFFRKKLLKSHAFQKTYAKNQVDIELFLKNHGTLAPKMYKYSYLKKITNSFSENLGKGGYGIVYKGKLEDGRLVAVKILSESKGNGEEFMNEVSSISRTSHVNVVALLGFCFDGSKRALIYEFMPNGSLEKFIPNTSSSALNSTLGVDKLFEIVVGIARGLEYLHQGCNTRILHFDIKPHNILLDKDFKPKISDFGLSKLCPNRSSIVLMQEARGTVGYIAPEVFCRNFGEVSHKSDVYSYGMMVLEMVVGRQQHSIDHQGERSTEIYFSDWIYKNLEQNTIEKCVVGSDISQEDEGNTVKRRLIIIGLWCIQTDPKNRPSIIGVIEMLEAKLESLQLPPKPNLSSSPRLPFVYSSSESKSLL
- the LOC140821332 gene encoding LEAF RUST 10 DISEASE-RESISTANCEUS RECEPTOR-LIKE PROTEIN KINASE-like 2.1 isoform X3 — its product is MAFPNLFVFFFVFYALLLNFSDANNCPKSFPCSELGILEYPLTGLERPDCGLIGVACNTSVPMFKIGDKGPFYDVLDNISTNKYFVRDLSLRYNLARSSCFSFSSLPLYISPHISFVISPNLTLFTCDKPFYDRSVEEHFKDYKNHSKCVGFDVYYRNPEDGNRASGADLPFGCRSIQMPLWNRSLNWSDGLFKLLAYEFDLEWHVEQTKGASVAAVTVAASFVLVVFFRKKLLKSHAFQKTYAKNQVDIELFLKNHGTLAPKMYKYSYLKKITNSFSENLGKGGYGIVYKGKLEDGRLVAVKILSESKGNGEEFMNEVSSISRTSHVNVVALLGFCFDGSKRALIYEFMPNGSLEKFIPNTSSSALNSTLGVDKLFEIVVGIARGLEYLHQGCNTRILHFDIKPHNILLDKDFKPKISDFGLSKLCPNRSSIVLMQEARGTVGYIAPEVFCRNFGEVSHKSDVYSYGMMVLEMVVGRQQHSIDHQGERSTEIYFSDWIYKNLEQNTIEKCVVGSDISQEDEGNTVKRRLIIIGLWCIQTDPKNRPSIIGVIEMLEAKLESLQLPPKPNLSSSPRLPFVYSSSESKSLL